Proteins encoded together in one Chitinophaga sp. LS1 window:
- a CDS encoding sugar MFS transporter, with amino-acid sequence MSVRPNFTERKYLTIFLFVTSLFLCWGVALTLGDVLNRHFQHVLHISKSRSGLVQLSLFGAYAVMGIPAGIFMKRFGYKRGILLGLLLYASGAFLFIPAAEAVSFNYFRLALFVLACGLATLETVAHPLIASLGDQRTSDQRINFAQSFNGLGGVIGPALGSYIILKESNDLLAVRDLYMVIGGVIATLAVVFLFIRIPKLQYATHEDLGEAKPLIRQKHFVFAAIAQFFNTAAQGGTWAYFINYGHDVMGLSDEKAGYFFSLSMILLMIGRFVGTGLMRIIAPYKLLAMFAGMNIVMCVIVAQQWGWVSFVALLMINFFFSIMFPTIFSLGLKNLGKHTQQASSFIVMGVVGGGIFPPLMGLIANHNVATAYYLPIICYIVILLFGYNYPRLAKK; translated from the coding sequence ATGAGCGTTCGACCAAATTTCACGGAAAGAAAATACCTGACTATCTTTTTATTTGTGACCTCCCTGTTTTTATGCTGGGGAGTAGCACTCACACTGGGAGATGTATTGAACCGGCATTTTCAGCATGTCTTACATATTTCAAAGTCTAGATCCGGGTTGGTACAGTTATCCCTTTTTGGAGCGTATGCAGTGATGGGGATACCGGCAGGTATATTCATGAAGCGGTTTGGTTATAAACGTGGCATTTTATTAGGTCTGTTATTATATGCCTCGGGTGCGTTTTTGTTTATTCCCGCAGCAGAAGCAGTTTCTTTTAATTATTTCCGGTTGGCGTTGTTTGTGCTGGCATGTGGACTGGCTACTTTGGAAACAGTCGCCCATCCGTTGATCGCATCTTTGGGAGATCAGCGTACCAGTGATCAGCGTATCAATTTTGCCCAGTCTTTCAATGGCCTGGGAGGGGTGATAGGCCCTGCGCTGGGTAGTTATATCATCCTGAAAGAATCAAATGATCTACTGGCTGTGCGGGATTTATACATGGTGATAGGAGGGGTGATCGCTACGCTGGCAGTGGTTTTTTTATTTATTCGCATTCCAAAATTGCAATATGCAACGCATGAAGACCTGGGTGAAGCAAAGCCCCTGATCCGACAGAAACACTTCGTATTTGCGGCTATAGCACAGTTTTTCAATACAGCGGCACAGGGAGGTACCTGGGCATATTTTATCAATTATGGGCATGATGTGATGGGGTTGAGTGATGAAAAGGCAGGGTATTTTTTCTCATTGAGTATGATCCTGCTGATGATAGGTCGCTTTGTGGGTACGGGTTTGATGCGTATCATTGCCCCTTATAAGCTGTTGGCTATGTTTGCAGGTATGAATATCGTGATGTGTGTGATAGTCGCGCAGCAGTGGGGATGGGTGTCGTTTGTAGCGTTGTTAATGATCAATTTCTTTTTCAGCATTATGTTCCCGACTATCTTTAGTCTGGGGTTGAAAAATCTGGGTAAGCACACACAGCAGGCCTCTTCTTTCATCGTGATGGGCGTGGTAGGAGGTGGAATTTTTCCTCCTCTGATGGGGTTGATCGCCAATCACAACGTGGCTACGGCGTATTATCTGCCTATCATTTGTTATATCGTGATTTTATTATTCGGTTATAATTATCCAAGGCTGGCTAAAAAATAA